The following are encoded together in the Zingiber officinale cultivar Zhangliang chromosome 8A, Zo_v1.1, whole genome shotgun sequence genome:
- the LOC122008889 gene encoding probable glycerol-3-phosphate dehydrogenase [NAD(+)] 1, cytosolic: MVGTVDESNGSAHCHSNGTEERLEELRRLLGKSEGDLLKIVGVGAGAWGTVFAALIQDAYGQFRDGVQILIWRRPGRAVDRATAEHLFEVINSREDVLRRLIRRCAYLKYVEGRLGDRTLYADEILKDGFCLNMIDTPVCPLKVVTNLQEAVWDADIVVNGLPSTETREVFEEIARYWKDRRSPPIIISLAKGIEAALDPLPRIITPTQMINLATGVPMENILYVGGPNIASEIYNKEYANARICGAEKWRKPLAKFLRQPHFIVWDNSDLITHEVMGGLKNVYAIGAGMIAALTNESATSKSVYFAHCTSEMIFITHLLTEEPEKLAGPLLADTYVTLLKGRNAWYGQMLAKGELSLDMGDSIKGKGTIQGVSAVHAFFELLSQASLSVLDPEEKKPVTPVQLCPILKTLHKILIKRELPTEAILQALRDETMNDPRDRIVLAQSHAFYRPSLLGQP; this comes from the exons ATGGTGGGCACCGTCGACGAATCCAACGGGTCCGCTCACTGCCACAGCAATGGCACTGAAGAGAGGCTCGAAGAGCTCCGTCGACTCCTCGGCAAATCGGAGGGCGACTTGCTCAAGATTGTCGGTGTAGGCGCCGGCGCGTGGGGAACCGTCTTCGCCGCCCTTATCCAGGACGCGTACGGTCAGTTCCGCGACGGGGTCCAGATCCTGATTTGGCGGCGGCCGGGGCGGGCCGTCGACCGCGCCACCGCGGAGCACCTCTTCGAGGTGATCAACTCGAGGGAGGACGTCCTCCGGCGGCTGATCCGCCGCTGCGCCTACCTCAAGTACGTCGAGGGCAGGCTCGGCGACCGCACCCTCTACGCCGACGAGATATTGAAGGACGGCTTCTGCTTGAACATGATCGACACGCCGGTTTGCCCGCTCAAGGTCGTCACCAACTTGCAGGAGGCGGTGTGGGACGCTGACATTGTGGTGAACGGTTTGCCGTCCACGGAGACCCGCGAGGTGTTCGAGGAAATTGCTCGGTACTGGAAGGACAGGCGAAGCCCCCCAATAATCATCTCTCTGGCCAAGGGCATTGAGGCAGCTCTGGATCCCCTTCCACGCATTATCACACCTACTCAGATGATCAACCTTGCAA CTGGAGTTCCAATGGAGAACATTCTCTATGTCGGCGGGCCAAATATTGCTTCAGAGATTTACAACAAGGAATACGCGAATGCTCGCATATGTGGAGCTGAAAAGTGGAGGAAACCACTCGCTAAGTTCTTGAGGCAGCCCCATTTTATTGTCTGGGATAACAGTGATCTTATTACTCATGAGGTTATGGGCGGATTGAAGAATGTCTATGCTATCGGTGCAG GGATGATAGCAGCTCTAACCAATGAAAGTGCTACTAGCAAATCGGTATACTTTGCGCATTGCACATCGGAGATGATATTCATCACTCATCTGTTGACCGAAGAGCCAGAGAAACTGGCCGGCCCATTGCTAGCCGACACATATGTTACTCTGTTGAAAGGTCGCAACGCATGGTACGGTCAGATGCTAGCCAAGGGGGAACTCAGTCTCGACATGGGTGACAGTATCAAAGGAAAAGGTACAATTCAG GGTGTCTCTGCTGTGCATGCATTTTTTGAACTCCTGAGTCAAGCCAGCTTAAGTGTTCTTGATCCTGAAGAGAAGAAGCCTGTTACTCCAGTCCAATTATGCCCCATTCTGAAAACACTACACAAGATCTTGATAAAAAG AGAACTTCCAACCGAAGCGATCCTTCAAGCTCTGCGGGACGAAACAATGAACGATCCGCGCGACCGAATCGTGCTAGCGCAAAGTCATGCTTTCTACAGGCCATCACTTCTCGGCCAGCCGTGA